Genomic DNA from Acidisoma sp. PAMC 29798:
ACCCGGCCGGATCGCGCGCCGCGCCTGGTGCGGGAGGGGTTCAGCCTCGGCGCCTTCCTGTTCGGGCCGATCTGGCTGCTGGCGCATCGTGCCTGGCTGGCGGCAGTTCTGGATATCGCGGCCATCGTCGTCCTTCTCGCGTTGGGGCGCGCCCTGCCCGGCTCTGCCATCCCCGCTGTCCTGATGCTGGGCCTCGCGGCGCTGACCGGCTGGAACGGCCGCGACCTCTGCCGCTGGTCGCTGTCCCGGCGCGGCTTCACCACGAGCTACGTGATTGCCGCCCGCAACGCCGACGCGGCCTTCGCGCGGCTGCTGACGCGCGATCCCGCGCTCATTCCACAGGCGGCCGGTCGATGAAGATCGCCGTCGTCGATTACGGCTCCGGCAATCTCGCCTCGGCCTCCCGCGCCGTGCAGCTCGCCGCCGAGCGCGCGGGTCTGCCCGTGCAGGTGCTTGTCACCAGCGAACCGGTGGAAATTCGCAGCGCCGACCGCATCGTGCTGCCTGGCCAGGGCGCCTTCGCCGACTGCATGTCGGGCCTCGAGTCCGTGCCCGGCCTGCGCGATGCGCTGGACCAGGCGGTGGAGGGCGGCGCGCCCTTCCTGGGCATTTGCGTCGGTATGCAGCTGATGGCGGCACGCGGGTTGGAATATGGCGCGACGGACGGGTTGAACTGGATCGCAGGCGAAATCACCCGCATGCCGGCCGAAGGGCTTCGCCTGCCGCAGATGGGCTGGAACGCGCTCGATTTCGCAGCCGACGCCCATCCGCTGCTGGCGGGATTGGTGCCCGGCGACCATGTCTATTTCACCCATAGCTACGCGCTGACAGACGGCGACGCCGCCGAATGCCTCGCGACGACCGATTATGGCGGTCCTGTCGTTGCCATGGTGGCGCGCGGCAACCGCGCCGGCACGCAGTTTCACCCTGAGAAAAGCCAGGAGGTGGGCCTCACCATCATGGGCAATTTTCTGAAGTGGACACCATGATCGCGCTTGAGGGCGTTCCGGGCGAAGACCGGCCGGCGCCCCGTGGACCGCAGGCCCGGGCGAAGCTCGCCGTCGATCGCGTCACGACCTTCACGGACGAGGATCTGCTCGCTTTGTGTGAAGCGACGGACGCTGCGATCATCGATGGCGGCGGTTTCGGTTGGGTGACACCGCCGGGTCGCCAGGTGATCGAAAGCTATTTCCGCGGTCTGCTCATGGTGCCGGAACGCGAGATCTATGTCGGCCGCGTCGATGGCGTCATCGTCGGCTCCACGCAGCTCGTGCGGCCGTCGCGCAACAACGAGGCCCAGGCCATGGCCGCCACCATCACCCAGGCTTTTGTTGCGCCCTATGCGCGCCGCCTCGGCCTCGCGCGGATGCTGGCGATGCGGGTCGAGGAACGGGCGCGGGGCATGGGCTATCAGGTGCTCAATCTCGATGTGCGGGAAACTCATACCGGGGCGATCGCCCTGTATGAGGGCCTCGGCTATATCCGGTGGGGTACACACCCCGCCTATGCCCGCGTCGGCGGCCAAATGATTGCGGGCGCCTTCTATCACAAGCTGCTCCAGCGGAAATCATGAAGCCCCTCACCCTCTATCCGGCGATCGACCTCAAGGGCGGCGCCTGCGTGCGCCTCCAACGCGGCGACATGGCGCATGCGACGGTCTATGCCGACGATCCCGGCGCCCAGGCCCAGCTGTGGCAGGATTCAGGCTGCACCTGGCTGCATGTAGTGGATCTGGACGGCGCCTTCGCCGGGCATTCGGTTAATACGGCTGCGGTGCGTTCCATCCTCGCCGCCGCCAACGTTCCAGTGCAGCTCGGCGGCGGGATTCGGGACATGGACGGTATCGAGGCCTGGCTGAATGAAGGCGTCAGCCGCGTCATCCTGGGCAGTATCGCCGCCAAGAACCCCGATCTGGTGCGGGAGGCCTGCCGCCAGTTCCCGGGCAGCATCGTGGTCGGCATCGATGCGCGGGATGGTTTGGTCGCGACCGAGGGCTGGGCCGAAACCTCCTCCATCGCGGCGGAGGAACTCGGGTTCCGCTTCGAGGATGCGGGCGCTTCGGCGATCATTTTCACCGATATTGGGCGAGACGGCATGTTGGCGGGTCTCAACCTCGACGCGACGGCGGCCCTCGCCCGCGCTTTGACGACGCCGGTGATCGCTTCGGGCGGCGTCGGCTCGCTCGCCGATCTGCATGCGCTGCGCGAAACCGCCATGTCCGCGAATGGCATCGAGGGCGTGATCGTCGGCCGCGCGTTGTACGATGGGCGGATGACGCCGACCGAGGCGATCGAGGCGCTGGCGGCGGATTAGGCTTCGGCCGCGCGAAGATGGTGGATTGCGCTTCGCTGATCCACCCTACGATCGGCGCTGTAGGGCGGATGAGCGAAGCGTTATCCGCCGAGAACGCGGATTTTTTCCCTGCGCGCGGCAAGGATGAGGTCGCCATCCCGTGAGGCGATAGGCAACTCCAATCGGATTGCCAATTCGAGATAGGCCCCGTCATACAGCGTCAGCCCATGACGTTCCGCCAAGGTATAGGTCGTGGTCCAGGCCCGAGATGTTGCAGCGTTGTCGATCGAGATCGGCAAGGCTTCGAGGTCGGCGACAATCAAGGCCGGAAGCGTCGGAGCGATCCGCTTCCGCCGCACCGCCATCAACAGCACATTCGCGACCTCGAAGCGCCACAACGCCGGGACGTGAGCGCCCTCGGTCGCAATCTGCTCCGTCACCTCCGCAACGTCGGGCACATCACCCTCGTCTAAGACGAGAGCGCTCGTATAGGAAGTGTCGAGCACGAGGCTCATCCGTCAGCGCTGGTCGGCTGCCTTCCATTCGAGGATGTCGTCCGTTGATATAGGAGCGCCACCATGATCGCGCGCGTGGCGCCGCAGTCTCGCCAATACTTCACGCACCTTGGCGACGTCCGGCCCCTGACTTACTGGTCCAAGTCGCGCGATCGGCACGCCGCGATGGGTGATGGTGAAAGCCTCGCCGTTCTTGGCGCGGTCCAGAAGCCGAGAAAACTGAGTCTTCGCCTCGAAGGCGCCAATCTCAGTCATGATTGATCTCCTACAGGCCAGTCTACAGACTGGTCCATAGAGGATCAATCTTGTTACCCTTAAATCGGGGTACTCGCGATCAAAGCCGTCGAAGGTGTCGTCTTATCCGTCCAGGCGATGCGGCCGACGGTACCGCAGACGGAACAGGCCGGATGCCAGACCGCATGCTCCGCACCACAGGCCTCGCAACGCCAGCGCGGATCGGGACGTGCGGTCGAAATGCGTCGCAACGCCTCACGAATGGCGGACCCCGCCGCCTCGCCGCCGGCAGGCGCGTCAGCCTCCTCGATATCCGCCTTCAACAGCCACAGCCGCCGCTGATCCATGCCGGCGGCCAGCGCGTCATTCGCATGGCGCCGGGCTTCGCCCGTCAACTGCGCCGCGAGCGCCGCCTGCGCCATCATGAAATGGCTTTCGCCGCTCTGCGGATTGAACGTGGCAAGACGCTCGGCCCGCTTCACGCGGGCCAGCGGGTCAGGCTCCGGCGCCAGGTAGAAGGCCGCGAGATCGGGATGCGGATAGGCGGCCCAGGCCTGTTGCATCACCTTTTCAGCCCGACGCTCATCATTGCCGAGCCGCAAACGGCTGGCATAGGCGAGCGCCGCCGGCGGCAAAGCGGGATCGGCCGCGAAAGCCTCCTTCGCGAGGCGCAAGGCCTGCAACGGATCGGTCGAAGCCTCTGCGGCGGCGGTCGCCATCACGGCGCGCGGCGCTTCGGGTCCGGCAAGCGCCAAGGCTTCCGCCCAGCTTCCGGTCCGCAAGGCGAGGCGCGCGCGCTCAGCCTTCAGCCAGGGCGCACCGGGATGGGCGAGTTCCGCCCGCCGCGCGAGGTCGGCCGCCAGCGTCCAATCCTGGGCATCGAGCGCTTGGCGCAACAGGCCCCGCAAGCCGAGGAAGGCGGCGTCCGGCTGCTCGGCGAGCGCGCGCCAATCAGCCTCACTGTCGCCGGGCTTACCCGCGAGCCGTGACGCTTCGGCCGAGGCCAGCAGGGCGAGCGGCGCGTTCGGCAGCAGACGCTTGGCGCGCTGCGCTTCCCGCATCGCGGCTTTGGGGTCGGCGGCGGCGATGGCCGCGAAGGCGCGCGTCACGGCGCGGTCACCCTGACGCAGCTGGCGTTCATGCCGGTTGCGGCCCAAGCGGCCGGGTGCGGCGAAGATGAGGCTGAACAGCCGGATCAGGACATAGAGCACCAGGACGATCGCCAAGAAGGCGACCACTACCAAAGGCAAGGGCGCCTGGATGGTGAGCGTGCCGATGGTCGCCTCAATCTGGCCTGGCAACGCGCCCAGGCCGAAGGCGATGGCGATCAGAATGACCGCCAGAACCAGGAAGCCGAGAACGCGGGCCATCAGCCGGCGGCCATCTGGGCCAAGGCCTGCCGCGCATCGACGAGTGACTTGGCCTGTGCCATCCACGGGGTCATCGCGGCCCGCGCCGGATCGGACAAGGTGGAGAGCACACCGAGCGCGCCCGGCAGATCACCGGCGTCGAGCAGCCGCTCGGCATGAGCCAGCACGCCGGCCGTAGGATCACCGACCAGCACCTGATCGCCCCTGCGCACCACGACGAGGTTCTGCACGCGAAGCCAGACGCGGTGCCAAAATTTTCCGTCACTTGGCAGCGGTTGGCCGGCGGCATCCGCTGTCTTGGCGGCGGCGGAAAAACTCAGACGCAAGGCGGCTTCGGTCGGCGGCGACACCGTGTCGAACTTTGCCAGCGCCGGCGGCGCGCCATCGATCGGCCCGAGCGGCATGCCGGCGCGCAAAGCCTCCTGCGCGTGCAGGATCTGCCCCAGATGCGCCGATTGCGCAGCGAGCTTCGGCAGCCCGCTGGTATCCTTCGTGAGGCCCTGAATCTGGCTCGTCACGGCCGCGACTTGCTGACGCACCGCGCTCATGTCCTGCCGCAATGCCTGGCTGTCCTGGCTCTGCTGCTTCGTCAGGCTGTCGAGATGGGTCGAGAGCGCGGACATATCCTGAGCCGAAGGGGCGGATTGGGCCTGCTGCGACTGGCTGGAAGCGATTTTGTCCAGCCGATCTGACAGCGCCGCCACCTGTTGGGCGAGACCGGTATCGACCGCAGGCGGCGCGACAACAGGCGCGGGTGCGGGCGCGGTGGGCGTTTGCGTCGCGCTTGCCGCCTGCCACTGTGCGGCGTCCTGCTTTTCCTGACCGTCGATGCCGGCCACGCGCGCCTTCAAGGCATTGAGATCGGCGCGTAACGCGGCGACGGCGCCGCTTTGGTCCTGTACCGCAGGCGCCTGGGCGGTCAGCATCTGCTGCTGACGCTCGTAGACATAACCGATCGCGACCGCGAGGATGACGAAACCGATCAGGCACAGGATCGGCAGGATAGGCCGGCGCGCCTGCACGGGGGTCACCAGCGCGGGCGGCGTCTCCACGACCGGATCGCGGACCGGTTCGGTTTCGGGCAAACGGTCCGGGTTGGGCTCATCGCTCATCTATTAGGGCCAATACCGCGTTTTCTGTGGGCGTCATTGCCACATGGATACTCCGCCAGGGCAAGTCCCGCACGGAATCGGCCACGGGGTGGCTGATGGCGGCGAGCCTAAGCGGTCGAAGACCGGCCAGCAGGTCGCCATGCCGCACCAGCCGATGAAAGCAAAATGCGGTCTCGCGCGAGAAGAGCAAGACCCAACCCGCGTGCGACGACGCCAACATGTCGCGTGCGGGCGCCGGAAGCGCCTCCACCGGCTGCGCGGCATAGACCTCTCGTCGCAGGACCGTGAAGCCGCGCCGCGTCAGCAGGCGTTCGAGATGATGCCCCTGCCCGACACCCGAGGCCAGCAGCAGAGGAGCGCCGTTGGGGGCGAGCGACCGTGCGGCCAGCACGGCGAGCGCCTTGGCGTCACCGTCCGCGCTCGACACCTGCGTGAAGCCATGCGCACGGGCCGACCCGGCGGTCGCGTCGCCGACGGCAAGCAAAGGACAATGGGCGTAAGCATGGGGAAGCCGAGGGATTGCCTGTCGGCTGGTGACCAGGATCGCCTGGACGGTATCGGGGGCCGGCAACTCGGCAGCCACGGCATGGATCGTGAGCAGTGGCGCCACGACCGGGTGATAGCCCATAGCGACGAGCTGCGCCGCCGTGGCGGCAGCGCCGGGCTCGGGCCGCGTGATGAGGACGGGCGTCAGTCGAGAAAGATGTCGGACGGGGATTGTCCGCGCAGTTCATCCCCCAGCGCGCGGCCGAGCGCTTCCGCCTCCCGCGCGCTCCCGCGAATTTCGGACTTCAGCAGGAAGGTGCCGTCTTCCCGCGCCACCAGGCCGGTCAAGCGCAGCTCACCGTCAACGAGGCGCGCATAGCCGCCGATTGGCGTCCGGCAGGACCCATCGAGCGCCGCCAGCAGGCCACGCTCGGCCATGGAGACGGCACGCGCCTCCGGGTCCTCGATCGCCGCCAGCAACTCACGCAATTCGACATCATCCTCACGCACCGTCACACCGACGATCCCCTGCCCGGCGGCCGGCACCATGATTTCCGGCGCGATGATCACGGCGGCCTCAGCGGCGATGCCGAGCCGACGCAGGCCGGCAAGCGCCAGCAGGCTACCGTCGAACTCACCGCCCTTGACCCGACTGAGACGGGTCTGAACATTCCCGCGAATGGTCCGGATTTCGATGTCCGGGCGCTGATGCAGCAGTTGCGCCTGACGCCTGACGGATGCCGAGCCGACGATCGCATGCGGCGGCAAGGTGCTGAAGGGTGCTTCCGGGTCCGGCTTCTCCAACCCGTCACGCAGGATCAGCGCATCCCGCGCGTCTTCCCGCTTCAAAGTACAGGCGAGCACGATGCCGGGCGGGAGGTCGGTTTCGAGATCCTTCAGACTATGCACCGCGAAATCGATGCGGCCATCGTCCAAAGCCTCATGGATCTCTTTCGAGAACAATCCCTTGCCGCCAATATCCGCCAGCCGCCGATCCTGGATGCGATCGCCGGAGGTCGTAATCACATGCTCTTCGAAGACGCTCATGGAATCGAGCACGGGGCAGAACCGGCTCAACTGGGCCTGAAAGGCGCGGGTCTGAGCTAGGGCCAGCGGCGACCCCCGGGTTCCGACGCGCAGGGGCAGCGCGCGTGCATGGGGTCTCACACGCGGCTGATGCGATAGGATGTCGGAAGACCTCATGGGCGCGTGTTAATGCCTGACTTCATCGAAGAAAAGACCGCTGTGACGCAGATCGGCTCTGACGCAATCTCTGCGTCGGAAGGTCCCATTCTGGCCCCAGTTTTGGCGATCGAAACCTCCTGCGATGAAACCGCCGTGGCCATTCTGGACGCGCAAGGACGCGTGCTGGTGGAGCGGGTGCTGAGCCAATTCGCGGACCATGCGCCCTTCGGCGGCGTGGTGCCCGAAATTGCGGCCCGCGCCCATCTGCGTCATCTGCCGGCGATGACGCGCGCCGCACTCAGCGCTGCCGGCTTGCGAGCCGAGGATCTCGGTGCGATCGCCGCCACGTCCGGCCCAGGCCTCATCGGCGGCCTTCTTGTGGGCGCCGGCTTCGGCAAAGGCCTCGCCCTCGCAGCCGGTCGGCCATTCCTGGCGATCAACCATTTGGAGGGGCACGCCCTCACTGCCCGGCTGCCCGGCCTGGTGGCGGAGCCTGTCCGCTTCCCCTACCTGCTGCTGCTGCTATCGGGTGGCCATTGCCAATGCGTGGCGGTGGAGGGCGTTGGCCGCTACCGCCGCCTGGGCGGCACGATCGATGATGCGGTGGGGGAGGCGTTCGACAAGGTGGCGAAGCTGCTCGGCCTGCCTATCCCCGGCGGACCAGCGCTGGAACGCTTGGCACTAACGGGCGACGCAAACCGCTACGCCTTCCCGCGACCGCTGCACGGCCGCGCAGGATGCGATTTCAGCTTCTCCGGCCTGAAGACCGCCGTCGCCCAGGTCATCGCCCAGCTTCCCGAAGGGCCCATCGCGGCGTTCACCGTCGCGGATATTGCGGCGAGCTTTCAGCGCGCGGTGGCGGATGTCCTCGCTGACCGCGCGGCGCATGCCCTGGGCGCGATGCCAGAGGCCACTGTGCTCGTCGTGGCAGGCGGCGTGGCCGCGAACCAGACCATTCGCCAATCCATCGCGCGCGTCGCGGCACGGCATGGGCTTGCTTTGGTCGCACCGCCGCTGCGCTATTGCGGAGACAATGCGGTCATGATCGCCTGGGCAGCGATTGAGCGCCGTCGCGCCGGATTGGCCGAGGACGGGATGAACCACCGACCTCTGCCGCGTTGGCCGCTGGAGTCCCTGTCGATATCGTGATCGCAAAGCGGCCGGTTTGAGCACGTAATCAATCTGGAAGTCCCCACCGAATACTATACCTATCAAGACGTTAATCGTGTCATCGATGGGTCTCCCTTGATCAAAAGTCGTAGAGCGTTTCACGGTCTCCCGCTGGCCAGCGTCTGCGCGGTGGTGCTGGCCCTGTCGGGCTGCGCCGGCGACGACGATGGCGCCATCGGCACGCCCAATGCGCGTGTCGAGGGGCTGGTGAATACGCCGCCCCCTGCGGCGGTCCAGGTCTCCAGCCCAGTGCCGTCGGCCCCAATGTCCATTCCGACTTACGATCCCCAGGTGGCGCCGATGTCGGCCCCGCCGCCCGCCATTCTGTCGAGCCCGATCGGCCAGCCGGTAAGCCTGGGAACCGCCAAAGTCTTAGACGTGTCTTATGTCCCGCCCGTCGTGCAGCCTGTGCCAGAAGCGGCCACAGTGGCCGAAGACGCCAACCGGATCAGCAGCGATATGGCGCGGGAGGTTCGCGCCGCCGTGCCGTTGAGTGCGGCGCGACGACAGGCATTGATCACCTTGGCGCAGCAGATGGCCGCGGATGGCAACTTCTTCGTGCGCCGGCCGCAGCTCGTGTTGATCGTGGACCGCGCCAATAATGCGCAACTCATGGCCATGACGCTCGCGCGGCCGGATGGAGCGTGGGAGATTCTGGGCACGACCCACGTCTCGACCGGAAAGCCGGGACGGAAGGAACACTACAAAACGCCGGTGGGCGTGTTGGTGAATGACGGCTCCGAACTCGGCTATCGCGCCCAAGGCACTTACAACCAGAACCATATCCGTGGCCTTGGCGTGAAGGGTATGCGGGTGTGGGATTTCGGCTGGCAGACGACCGATGACTGGAAGACGCCGGGTGCCACCACACAAATACGCGTCGAGATGCATGCGACGGATCCCTCGGTGCTGGAGCAGCGGATCGGTCGTGCGGACTCGGAGGGCTGCATTCGCGTGCCGGACGCGGTGAACAAGTTCCTCGACCACCACGGCATCATCGATGCGGATCTGGAAAAGCTCGCCGCCGACAATATCGGCTACCGGGCGCTGCTGCCGGCCTCCGCCGACCCGACGCCGATCGCGGGTGACGCGGTCATTGTGGTGGATAGTTCCGCATCCTGGCTCAAGCCACATCCCCCTGCCACGACGGTGGCCCTGAGCGACTGAATATCCTTGTCGCCCTTAGTGACGCCACCTATGATGTCACTATGAGGGTCGTCCTTGATACAGATGTTCTCGTATCGGGCTTTATTTCGCCCGGCGGTGCGTCCAGACAGCTTTTGCTCGACGCCCTTGATGGAAAGTTTGCGCTTCTTCTCTCGACGCCGCTGCTCGTCGAATACGAGTCAGTTCTCCGTCGGCCCGAGCACCTCGACCGTGCGGGTGCGACCGACGCCGTGGTGAGCGAAATTCTGGACGCGCTTGCTGGTCTCTGCGTCCCGGTCGCATTCGACTATAGATGGCGGCCGACCGGAGCCCACCCGGACGACGAACTGGTCATCGAGACTGCGATCAACGGCCACGCAGATGCGCTGGCGACGTTCAACTTGAAAGACATGAGGCACGCCGGTGATACGTTTGGGTTTCGCGCCCAGCGACCAGGCGCAGTGCTACAAAGGACAAGATCATGAGCAACACAAAGATTCAGCTTCGGCTGCCGGAGGATTTGAAGGACGCGGCCATACGCCAGGCGGCCATCTCAGGCATCAGCATGAATTTATTTGTCGCAACGGCTGTAGCGGCGAGGATCGGCGCGCAGGCCGAGGCGGAGCGCTACTTTTCTGCCCGTGGATCACGCACCACACCAGCGCGCGCAAAAGCATTGTTGTTGCGGCTGGGGAATCCGGCCGAGCTTCGCGATGATGACGGACTTGAAGAGGCCGGCGGCGAGACGCCGCCGGCTTAAACGTCAGACCACCTTGTCGGTCGTCGGGTCGATCAGGTGCATGTTGTTCATGTCGATCGCAAGCTGCATCCGGCTGCCGGGCTTTGCGGCAACGTCAGGATCGATGCGCGCGCAGAGCGGCGCCGCCGTGACGTCCTCGCTCATCGTAGTGCCGGCGAGGTTGAAGTAGATCACCGTCTCCATGCCCATCGGTTCGGTGATATCCACATCCACATCGACCGTCACGAAACCAGGCCGATTGTCGCCCGTGAAGGCCGGCATATGCTCCGGACGGATGCCGAACAGCATCTCCTTCCCGGCATAGGCCTCGTAGCGCGGCGCACGCTCAGCCGGCACCGGCAGAGAAACGCCGTTCGCCAGCTCGATCGCCAAGCCAGCAGCACCCTTCACGACGCGGCAGGGAATGAAGTTCATGCCCGGGCTGCCGATGAAGCCCGCGACAAAGCGCGTCTCAGGGTGGTGATACAGGTGCTGCGGGGGCCCGACCTGCTCGATCAGCCCCTGGTTCATCACCACCACACGGTCGGCCAATGTCATCGCCTCGACCTGATCATGCGTCACATAGACGGTCGTTGTCCGAACGGCGTTATGGACCTTCTTGATCTCGGTCCGCATTTGCACACGCAGCTTGGCGTCGAGGTTGGACAGCGGCTCGTCGAACAGAAACACCTTCGGGTTCCGCACGATCGCGCGGCCCATGGCGACGCGCTGGCGCTGGCCGCCCGAAAGGGCGCGCGGCTTGCGCTGCAGCAGCGGCGTGAGATGCAGGAT
This window encodes:
- a CDS encoding DUF2628 domain-containing protein; protein product: MRIYTAHTRPDRAPRLVREGFSLGAFLFGPIWLLAHRAWLAAVLDIAAIVVLLALGRALPGSAIPAVLMLGLAALTGWNGRDLCRWSLSRRGFTTSYVIAARNADAAFARLLTRDPALIPQAAGR
- the hisH gene encoding imidazole glycerol phosphate synthase subunit HisH; the protein is MKIAVVDYGSGNLASASRAVQLAAERAGLPVQVLVTSEPVEIRSADRIVLPGQGAFADCMSGLESVPGLRDALDQAVEGGAPFLGICVGMQLMAARGLEYGATDGLNWIAGEITRMPAEGLRLPQMGWNALDFAADAHPLLAGLVPGDHVYFTHSYALTDGDAAECLATTDYGGPVVAMVARGNRAGTQFHPEKSQEVGLTIMGNFLKWTP
- a CDS encoding type II toxin-antitoxin system VapC family toxin; its protein translation is MLDTSYTSALVLDEGDVPDVAEVTEQIATEGAHVPALWRFEVANVLLMAVRRKRIAPTLPALIVADLEALPISIDNAATSRAWTTTYTLAERHGLTLYDGAYLELAIRLELPIASRDGDLILAARREKIRVLGG
- a CDS encoding type II toxin-antitoxin system Phd/YefM family antitoxin, whose product is MTEIGAFEAKTQFSRLLDRAKNGEAFTITHRGVPIARLGPVSQGPDVAKVREVLARLRRHARDHGGAPISTDDILEWKAADQR
- a CDS encoding heme biosynthesis HemY N-terminal domain-containing protein, with protein sequence MARVLGFLVLAVILIAIAFGLGALPGQIEATIGTLTIQAPLPLVVVAFLAIVLVLYVLIRLFSLIFAAPGRLGRNRHERQLRQGDRAVTRAFAAIAAADPKAAMREAQRAKRLLPNAPLALLASAEASRLAGKPGDSEADWRALAEQPDAAFLGLRGLLRQALDAQDWTLAADLARRAELAHPGAPWLKAERARLALRTGSWAEALALAGPEAPRAVMATAAAEASTDPLQALRLAKEAFAADPALPPAALAYASRLRLGNDERRAEKVMQQAWAAYPHPDLAAFYLAPEPDPLARVKRAERLATFNPQSGESHFMMAQAALAAQLTGEARRHANDALAAGMDQRRLWLLKADIEEADAPAGGEAAGSAIREALRRISTARPDPRWRCEACGAEHAVWHPACSVCGTVGRIAWTDKTTPSTALIASTPI
- a CDS encoding COG4223 family protein codes for the protein MSDEPNPDRLPETEPVRDPVVETPPALVTPVQARRPILPILCLIGFVILAVAIGYVYERQQQMLTAQAPAVQDQSGAVAALRADLNALKARVAGIDGQEKQDAAQWQAASATQTPTAPAPAPVVAPPAVDTGLAQQVAALSDRLDKIASSQSQQAQSAPSAQDMSALSTHLDSLTKQQSQDSQALRQDMSAVRQQVAAVTSQIQGLTKDTSGLPKLAAQSAHLGQILHAQEALRAGMPLGPIDGAPPALAKFDTVSPPTEAALRLSFSAAAKTADAAGQPLPSDGKFWHRVWLRVQNLVVVRRGDQVLVGDPTAGVLAHAERLLDAGDLPGALGVLSTLSDPARAAMTPWMAQAKSLVDARQALAQMAAG
- a CDS encoding uroporphyrinogen-III synthase, coding for MPVRHLSRLTPVLITRPEPGAAATAAQLVAMGYHPVVAPLLTIHAVAAELPAPDTVQAILVTSRQAIPRLPHAYAHCPLLAVGDATAGSARAHGFTQVSSADGDAKALAVLAARSLAPNGAPLLLASGVGQGHHLERLLTRRGFTVLRREVYAAQPVEALPAPARDMLASSHAGWVLLFSRETAFCFHRLVRHGDLLAGLRPLRLAAISHPVADSVRDLPWRSIHVAMTPTENAVLALIDER
- the hemC gene encoding hydroxymethylbilane synthase, with translation MRSSDILSHQPRVRPHARALPLRVGTRGSPLALAQTRAFQAQLSRFCPVLDSMSVFEEHVITTSGDRIQDRRLADIGGKGLFSKEIHEALDDGRIDFAVHSLKDLETDLPPGIVLACTLKREDARDALILRDGLEKPDPEAPFSTLPPHAIVGSASVRRQAQLLHQRPDIEIRTIRGNVQTRLSRVKGGEFDGSLLALAGLRRLGIAAEAAVIIAPEIMVPAAGQGIVGVTVREDDVELRELLAAIEDPEARAVSMAERGLLAALDGSCRTPIGGYARLVDGELRLTGLVAREDGTFLLKSEIRGSAREAEALGRALGDELRGQSPSDIFLD
- the tsaD gene encoding tRNA (adenosine(37)-N6)-threonylcarbamoyltransferase complex transferase subunit TsaD; the protein is MPDFIEEKTAVTQIGSDAISASEGPILAPVLAIETSCDETAVAILDAQGRVLVERVLSQFADHAPFGGVVPEIAARAHLRHLPAMTRAALSAAGLRAEDLGAIAATSGPGLIGGLLVGAGFGKGLALAAGRPFLAINHLEGHALTARLPGLVAEPVRFPYLLLLLSGGHCQCVAVEGVGRYRRLGGTIDDAVGEAFDKVAKLLGLPIPGGPALERLALTGDANRYAFPRPLHGRAGCDFSFSGLKTAVAQVIAQLPEGPIAAFTVADIAASFQRAVADVLADRAAHALGAMPEATVLVVAGGVAANQTIRQSIARVAARHGLALVAPPLRYCGDNAVMIAWAAIERRRAGLAEDGMNHRPLPRWPLESLSIS
- a CDS encoding L,D-transpeptidase; the encoded protein is MIKSRRAFHGLPLASVCAVVLALSGCAGDDDGAIGTPNARVEGLVNTPPPAAVQVSSPVPSAPMSIPTYDPQVAPMSAPPPAILSSPIGQPVSLGTAKVLDVSYVPPVVQPVPEAATVAEDANRISSDMAREVRAAVPLSAARRQALITLAQQMAADGNFFVRRPQLVLIVDRANNAQLMAMTLARPDGAWEILGTTHVSTGKPGRKEHYKTPVGVLVNDGSELGYRAQGTYNQNHIRGLGVKGMRVWDFGWQTTDDWKTPGATTQIRVEMHATDPSVLEQRIGRADSEGCIRVPDAVNKFLDHHGIIDADLEKLAADNIGYRALLPASADPTPIAGDAVIVVDSSASWLKPHPPATTVALSD
- a CDS encoding putative toxin-antitoxin system toxin component, PIN family, which produces MRVVLDTDVLVSGFISPGGASRQLLLDALDGKFALLLSTPLLVEYESVLRRPEHLDRAGATDAVVSEILDALAGLCVPVAFDYRWRPTGAHPDDELVIETAINGHADALATFNLKDMRHAGDTFGFRAQRPGAVLQRTRS
- a CDS encoding toxin-antitoxin system HicB family antitoxin; amino-acid sequence: MSNTKIQLRLPEDLKDAAIRQAAISGISMNLFVATAVAARIGAQAEAERYFSARGSRTTPARAKALLLRLGNPAELRDDDGLEEAGGETPPA
- a CDS encoding ABC transporter ATP-binding protein; translation: MAQVSIRTLKKTYDNSDALAVKGINLEIADGEFVVLVGPSGCGKSTTLRMIAGLEDISSGEIDIDGRVVNDVPPRDRDIAMVFQNYALYPHMSVYDNMAFGLKLRKFPKADIKKRVEDAARILHLTPLLQRKPRALSGGQRQRVAMGRAIVRNPKVFLFDEPLSNLDAKLRVQMRTEIKKVHNAVRTTTVYVTHDQVEAMTLADRVVVMNQGLIEQVGPPQHLYHHPETRFVAGFIGSPGMNFIPCRVVKGAAGLAIELANGVSLPVPAERAPRYEAYAGKEMLFGIRPEHMPAFTGDNRPGFVTVDVDVDITEPMGMETVIYFNLAGTTMSEDVTAAPLCARIDPDVAAKPGSRMQLAIDMNNMHLIDPTTDKVV